The sequence CATAAGAGAATAATTGGTTACGCGGCAGGATAAAGATCTACCACGTTGAGGTATCTGCCATCGTCGCTTGGCTTGGTCAGCGCCCGACACGGGAAGTTGAGCCTGAGGCCTTCGGAGATTGCGTCAGGCGTCAAGTCTTGACCGGCTTTGGCGAGTTTGGCCACCAGTTGATATGCATTGCCAAAAAGCTTGGCGGTTCGTTTACCAATCCTGACGTTGATGAAGTAGTTGTTGTTTCTGGTCATGCCGATGTCGAGCAGCCGTGCAGGAATACCAAGCCCCCCATTACCAGCCACTCCGTTGTGGCTGCGGTTTTGAGAGCGCCTTTGTAGTGGCAACTTGCTCTTTGTTGGCAGGCTTCCCAAATATCCTTGGGCAATTTCAGCTTCAAGCATTAAAGCCTTCAGGCCTCTTGTCTTGATGTCCCCGGCTGAAAGTCCTTCGACGCCAAGCTCAATCTCCACTGAAACTGAGTCAATGAAGCCATCAGGACTCATGGATCGCCGGAGCAGCATGCGAGAAGGCTGCAAGGCCATTTGGGCTCCGGCTTCGAGCGGGCTACAGGTGTCCATCTCCTGTGCTTCCAATGTTTGCTCTTCGTCCTCAGCAGAGAAATAGTGGGTTTCGCCATCTCCCTCATATTGCTCATCAAGATATTCATCCCTGTAGTCGTCTTCTTCCGAATGAACAGGACTTGCAGGGACAGATTTTCGTTTCGTAGCTGTTGCGTTCATAACAGTAACTCCTTTGCAGAAAAGGTTGTGGGTTAGGAGGTTCTCAAAACGAGTTGCCGCTTGAAGGCAAGCATCGTTTTTCAGAACCCGTGGATAGTGAGTAGTTCAAGGCGAGTGACAAGGATTTCAGTTTGCAGCTCTTCTGAGCGCGCGTGTTTTTGGTCTCAAGCGCTTTGTGTTTTGCGAATGATCGTTTCGGCCCAATCCAGACAGCCCAAACACATTCCATAGCCTTCATCGGCAGGATTTGACTCCATACCGTAGAAGATATTGTGCTCTGAAGTATCTGGGATCAGGTCGCCGCAACAGCCGCAGATGATGAGTGGAGCATTGAGAAGTTCATCATTCATGCTCCTCCTTGCCTTCAATGTGGATGGGAAGAACAGGCTTTCCGTCATGAATGCGCTTGAGTTGGCCATCCTTGTCAACGAACACTTCAACCTGCGTTACAGTCTCGGTTCCGGACTTGTAGACCAGCAGGCCAACGCCAGTGTGGCAATCAAAAATTCTGTCCAATAACCGCTTTGAAGCTTTAAGTCGGCTATCTTTCATGACGCCTCCTTAAAGTAGGTGTTGAGAAATTGTCCCACCTTGGCTGTGGCCGGAAATTGATGAACCGGGTCAAGCTGCTTCAAGGCAGAAGTGAACGCATTGGACAATCTCCAAATGCGATTGGCCTCAAAGCGTTCGTCCTCAAAGTAGAGCCGGTGCACTTCACGCATGAGCTTAGCCGGCAAGTGTGCCATCTTGTCCACAAAGGCCCAATAGATCGCGAGCCGTGCATCGTTGGTGGAAATTGGCGTGTTTTGCCATAGCTCCACCTGTTGGATCAGCGGCTCGAAGTTGCGCTGGATCTTGTCCACGCCGATTGAGACCAGATCAATCAGGTTGAACGAAGCTGAATGCTTGGCCAGTATGGGCGTGAAGTCGCCGGAAAAGGCCATGTTGTCGCAGACGAAGACGCGATAGCCGATGGTCAGCGCCAGGCGCATTGATTTGTCATTGGAATTGCGCAGGCCGATGGAAAACCGGCAGCCGCAAAACTCTTCTTCCAAATCCATCACGCCGAACATCTTCATTCCGGTTTTGTCCACGGCGTATTCATCACGGATTACATTGATCTTGCGAAAGCCGAGCGTTTCGATGACGGCCTTGACCACATCAATGTGGGCGACGGGTTTGTGGGTTTTGGTTCCTTCCGGGGCCACGATCTCAGCGAGTTGCTCCCGGCTGATTTTGCTTGTTCCACAGTGAGCCATAAGCGTGGCGGGCACTGCTATTGCATTTGCTGCTTGCATAACAAAGTCCTTTCTTGAAATAGGAAAGTTTTGGGTTGGGTAGGCATCAAGAAAGACCGATTCTGGCAAATGACAGAACCAAAGAATTCCTCCTTGAGCTTGAAAAGGTGCTGGCTTCAAAGCAGAGAAAGCTTTGGAAGTTACTCTTCCACCTTAGCAAGCAAGAAGTTTCGAACAAGCAGGGAAAAACCGCCTGGAGCAGCGATTTTTCACTGCTTTTACATGGCCGAGAGGTTCTGTATGGTGAAGAGACCAACAGTAAGCGTCGCCCTATACCTATGGAACAATCCGATAAGAAAATTCAGCAGAGCAGCGATGTGTCGGTCTTTGCAAAAACTACCTTCCGCGGCCAAGGTCAACTCTTTGGCATCAAACAAATCGATCGCAGGTCGCACATGTATATCATCGGCAAGACCGGCACCGGGAAGTCGACGCTGCTTGAAACCATGATCTTGCAGGACTTATATGCCGGTCGCGGCTTTGCCGTGCTTGATCCGCACGGCGATTTGGTTGCAAAGCTCAAAACGCTTGTGCCGGACTCCCGGCAAAGCGAAGTTATCTACTTTGATCCAACCAACCACGAAGAAGTGCTCGGGTTTAACCCTTTGGAAACCATTACGCCGAAAAAACGGTCGTTGGCTGCCAGCGGTCTGCTGGAAGCTTTCAAAAAGCTTTGGGCGGATTCGTGGGGGCCCAGACTTGAACATATCTTGCGAAATGCGCTTCTGGCATTGTTGGATTTCGAGGAGGCGACGTTAGCGGATGTGCTGAGACTGTTTAATGACCCTGCGTTTCGCAGGCGAGTCGTTGCCGAGTCCAGCAATGACCAGGTGCGGGACTTCTGGCAAAAGGAATACGAAAAATATCCGGCTCGCTTTCAAATCGAAGCCATTGCACCAATTCAGAATAAGGTCGGGGCGTTTCTGACAGACCCGGTTCTAAGTCGGATTCTGACGCAGCCCAAAAGCGCCTTCAAACTGCGGCAAGTCATGGATGAAGGAAGAATCTTGCTGGTCAATCTCTCCAAGGGGCAACTCGGAGAAGACAGCTCAAGCCTGCTTGGCTCCCTCTTGGTTTCCCGAATTGGTCTGGCGGCGATGAGCCGGGCAGATATTCCGGAGGTAGAGCGCAAGGATTTCTATTTGTACATGGACGAGTTCCACAGCTTTACCACGCTAAGCCTCACTACCATGCTTTCAGAGCTTCGCAAATACCACGTGGGGCTAATTCTGGCCAATCAGTATATGGCTCAACTTGATCAAAAGATTCAAGATGCCATTTTAGGCAATGTTGGCACGATCATTTCTTTCCGGCTCGGGCTGCCTGATGCAGAAGTCTTAACCAAGGAATTCTACCCGGAGTTTTCAGCCACTGATTTGATGAATCTGCCCAATCAATACATCTACTTGAAACTCATGATCGATGGGCAGGTCTCAAAGCCCTTCAGCGCGCAGACCATTCAGATTGCCGGAGGGGACAATGCTGAGCGAGGTTAGTTGCCGATCCGGACAAGAGAATCTCCTGAAAGATTCTCTGTGTATGCAGAAAGCTTGATTTCAAACTATGGCGGAAATAGGTTTCGTTTCGAGGTAAAAAAAGAAGCGCCGGGCAGTAAGTTGCTTTGGCGCTTTTGTAATATGCGATCTAAACGAATTTTTGATGTTGCTGTTTGGTTTCTGTTTTGAGTTTTAAAGGGCGGTGCTCAAGGGCAACTCGCGGCCAGTTTTTGCGGGTCGTTTTTCATTTCCTCATTTGTGGGTGTCAACGAAAAGAGTGTGCAGCGGGTTTTGCAGAAGCTCGTGGTTGAGCAGGGAATCGGTTGCAGGGTCATCCAAATCCATCTCCACAGCTTGAGCCACGGTCTCAAAGGTTGATGTTTCATCGCAGTCCGCATCTACGATTTGCACCAATGCCGGTTCGGATGTTTCCACATCCACAACGACACCTTTATGCACCGTTATCTTTATGATCATTTTGTCTCTCCTTGTTCAGCCAAGCTGCAATTGTTTCCCATTCGATGCGACCGCCGCTGCGATCCGCGGTGGCGAGAAACGCGAACTTGAATCTTTGATGGAGCAGCCACGCTTCACGGCTCACTGCGCCCTCAAAGCAGCGTTCTACCCGTTCTCCGTTGCAAGGGAACAGCGTGGCCATTGCATTCAAAGCAAAGTCAGAAGGACCAGAACCGGCATAGCCGATTTCAAACCCCGTCGGGCTATGATGCTTCACAAGCCAAGGGACATTTGTTTTCAGCCCCGCTGGTGTGCGCTGCCAAAGAAGCGGCTGCTTCCAGTTGAATGTCGGCGAGAGTTCTGATGGTTCAAAGCTTCTGGCCTTGTCTTCCAGCCCTTCCCGCTGTTTGACCTCGCTCCATGGGGCAGGCGTAAAACGCAGATCGCGCTGAATCGGCAAGCCAAAGGCGGCAGATAGGGCGAGCAAGGTTTTCATGGAAAAGAACTTTAGTTCCAAGCGACGGCCTTTGGCATAGCCAAAGAAGGTGAATCCTTCATCGTGTTCCTGGCCTTCAATGACAAACCATACGCGTCTGGTCTTGGGAATGAAGAATTTCGTGTACACAATCGGGTCTCGATTTTCGACCTGACTGTAGATTCCGGGAAGCTGCGCGCGCAGCTCCGCTGTGAGCAGTTGCATAATGCCTCCTTGGTGTTTGGGATTGTTGTGAAAGGGAAAGGAATGGAAGATTGGAGAGATGACGATTAAGCCTGTGTCTTCGATTGCTCGTAAACGACAGGCTTAGGGGTTGGCTCACCTTTTCGCACGGATTCCAGGTACGCTTTATGCGCTTCCTTATATCGCTTTGCGCAAAGCTCAAGCCGTACTTCGGCGTCAATGGACGTGTGATTCACTTGGCGGTCATGGCTCAAGCTTGCAATCGCACTTTGATCAACTTGCCGGTGTTTGCTCGGATTGGCTCCGAAGTGGGCAACCGAACAGAGCACCAGGAACTGGGCAAGCTGGTGTTCGTCGAACGCGCTAAGCTTGCTCAGCATTCCTTCATGATCGAAGCGCAGTTTTCCGGCCTCCGTTTCTCCAAGGCCCAAGACTTCCAAGATCGTCCGCTGGTCGTCTGCAGGAATCCGGCGTAAAAACTCTTTGGCGATTTCGTCCAAATACTTGCGCTCAAGCGGCCAGGAAAAGGTTTTGATCACTTCGCCCAGGACGCGCTTGCGGACAATTTCATCCACTTTGATGTCAAAGAGTTCCTGTTTCCGGCGGTTGCGGTTTTCAGGCTCTTTTGCGTGTGAACCATTGCTTGAGTACGTCCTTGTCGCTTCTCGGACTTTGCCCAAATGGTCTTTGCATCTTGCCTCAGCACAAATCCATTTCGCTTTGCCGATGTCCGAACCGTCCATTACCACCGCTTGCTCGGCAACTCGCAGCGATCTGCCTTGTTTTGCAGAAGCTGATATTTGTCTCTGCCCAGCACATTTTCTTCAGCCGTTCTTGATCCGTAGTAGCTTGAAATGAGATTGGCTGGCTTTTCTTGCTTTTCTGCGAGGCTCGCCTGGGTAAGCTGGATGAGCTTTTGCAGCTTGCCCTGAAAGCAAAGCGGATTCAGGCAGGTGTCACTGCTTTTGATGTCCGCAAATAGCAGCTTGTCATGACCGCTGCGCTGCGGGCAGTTGTGGCAAATCAATCCGTCCTCTCTAAGGCGCTGGTCATCCAGCTTGAACGGAGCTTTTTGCAGATTGAGGTGAACATTTTGGGAGAGCCAACCCTGTAGATACTGCACTGATTTGGCAGGCCGCGTCTTGTCCGGTTTGTAGATATACTCTTCACCTTGTTTCTTTGGCACAGGCTTGGATTCATAGCAGGCGGCTAACGCTTCTGCCTGAATTTCCGGTGCCAGGCGACTCAGCTCCAAGGTATGACCAAGCGTCAGGCGCTCCTTGCGGAAATCTTCCTTGGCTTCCGCGATCAAATTGGTCAGTGCGAGTCTACGGGCGATATAGCGGGCGTCTTTGCCCACTCGATTGGCAATACTTCGAATATCCAGCTTCATCTCTTCTTTGAAGCGCAGGAACCCTTCTGCCTCATCAAGAGGATGGATGTCCTCGCGCTGCAGGTTTTCAATGAGTCTTGCGCCCAACGCTTCGGCATCAGTCATTGTTTTGACCTGCGCCGGAATTTCTTTGAGGCCAAGTTTCTCGCTGGCGCGAACCCTGCGCTCTCCGGCAATGAGTTGGAATTTTGCCTTGCCGGAATTTTCCGGTTTGATCTCGCGCACCAGGATTGGCTGCAAGACGCCGGATTGCTTGATGCTGCTCACCAGTTCAGCGAACTTTTTGGGATCGCCTGATTGCCGTGGGTTACCAGGCAAAAGCTCGATGCTGCTCAAGGGAATCATTTGCAGCAAGCCAGAGCCGTTGCCGTTTGTGGTTTTCTTTTGAGTGTTTTGCATAACATTACTCCTCTGTTTTGTGGGTTGTCGGGAAAGCTGACGGCAAACGCCAGCAGCTAGTTGCGTTGGCGGTATGGGAGAAACAGGTGGTTTTGAAGATTGCAGGCTAATGAAAAAAACGCCTTCCTCAATGAATCTTTGCAAGATTGATTTTGGAAAGGCCATTCGGCGAATCATCAATTGAACAGATTTCCTCCTTGGAATTGGGAAAGGGCTGAATTGGTGTGATGTGGCTACACCTCTGTTATCCAAGGTAGGGAAGCTGAGAGTTTTGAACAACGAGGGATTTTTAGCCGGAATAGGCTTGCCGCAATGCTTCAACGTCAATTGCGCAACTGTATTTCTGATTGTCCGACGAAGGCAGATATGGCCCGAGCCCCTGTGACGAAGTCCCGCTGGGCATCCAGGCCGACCTAGCAAGATATCCTATTCATCATCCTGTTTGCCGGGCTCGCGATTGATTAACGGAAAGAGGGCAGGGTGCAAAGTCAGTGGCCAATTATCGAGAGAGTTGTCGTTTCCGATCACAAGCCAAGATGAGCAGGTGGATAACGTCCAACCACAGACAGTTTGCGTCTCTGTGCCAGCCGCTCTCGATCGTTGAGCCGAAGCAGTTGCACTGTTGCGCGACCAGCAGGAGTCAGCCCAATAATGCGCACGCCGTCCAGAGCAAAGTGCTCAGCCCAGACCTGGGTTCGCGGATTGAAGAGCGCGACAATGGATCCGTCCAGAGGATCAATCGCGCTGAGGTCGGAACCTTTTATTTCAGTTACATTTCAGACAGGCGAGTGCAAGGGGTTCACTGATCGTCTAACTGAGATGCTTCACAGCGATCAATTGATCAAGTTGATGAGTAAACGGCGTGTCGTCTTGATGAAGCAAACAATCTTCGCAGCACCTCAGTGCTCGTTCGATCACGAAACGTCGCAATTCTACTGAGGTGTGGGTGCGGGGAATGGCGGGTCAGTTGATGCGGGGTTGTGCGGAGCGTGCATGGGCTTTGAGCAGGATCATCAAATCATTGACCTGTTCATATACATCGAATTCGGTTTCTTCCTCTTCGGTCAATCCTTCATCGCGATTTTTGTCCAGTAGCTCTTCCAGCCGCCTCTGCGCTGCAGGCGATGCTTTAAACATTAGGATCTGCACCGGCGTCGGGCGAGAGGTGAGAAAGTTGAGTGCTTCCTGAAGCACAGGCTGATTGGCTTCATCTGATCCTTCAAGAGCGAGATCTTCAGCTGCCTGCAGTTCCATTACCTGTGAAAGAAGGCCGGGCAGCTTCTGATGCATCGGGGCGAGCTTGGCCGCCAGTTCATCGGGTACTTCAAGTGTAATGGTGGTCATAAACAATTACCTACTACATTGTGTTTACAAGTAAGTAGTGTGACGGCCAAAACAATTAGGTCGGCTACACACCATAACGACTGAGTAGCAGTTTCCCCTCGTAATCGACTAATCCCATCACTACGCGATCCAGCCAGCCGTGGCGGCCTAGTACGTTCCGATTGAGGTCTGCATTCGCAGCGAAATAAACCATTGAATCGAACTCAAAACCGGCTACGTTGAGTGTCACTTCGTGCCCCCACGTCAAAAAACTCCCTGTCGCGGTGCCAATTGGTTGGGGCAATCCACTTTCAATAATGAGGCCAAGTGCTTCACCATGCTTTCGCTCGAAAATACAGTAGCTGGCACCCGTATCAATTTTCGCAGGAAAACTCACATCCTGTTCGTCCAGTCGCAGGCTGACACCCACGGTGACGCCGTCTTGTCCAGGGTCATATTCGAGCAGTCGTTCAAAGCTCAGTTGATGTTCCATCAATTACCAGCCTCCAAAGGGTGCGTCCTGCTCTGAAGAGACATGTACGAGGAAAGGTTGCGCTACGCCTTGTCGCTGCGCCTGTTCGTGGGCTTCGCGCATAGTTGTCCCACTGCCGGCGAGATGGTCGCCATCCAACGCTACGTATTGCCCGGCGTATTGCTCGCGGTGTGCTTTCAACCATGCCAAAT comes from Acidobacteriota bacterium and encodes:
- a CDS encoding DUF2958 domain-containing protein, encoding MQLLTAELRAQLPGIYSQVENRDPIVYTKFFIPKTRRVWFVIEGQEHDEGFTFFGYAKGRRLELKFFSMKTLLALSAAFGLPIQRDLRFTPAPWSEVKQREGLEDKARSFEPSELSPTFNWKQPLLWQRTPAGLKTNVPWLVKHHSPTGFEIGYAGSGPSDFALNAMATLFPCNGERVERCFEGAVSREAWLLHQRFKFAFLATADRSGGRIEWETIAAWLNKERQNDHKDNGA
- a CDS encoding ParB/RepB/Spo0J family partition protein; amino-acid sequence: MQNTQKKTTNGNGSGLLQMIPLSSIELLPGNPRQSGDPKKFAELVSSIKQSGVLQPILVREIKPENSGKAKFQLIAGERRVRASEKLGLKEIPAQVKTMTDAEALGARLIENLQREDIHPLDEAEGFLRFKEEMKLDIRSIANRVGKDARYIARRLALTNLIAEAKEDFRKERLTLGHTLELSRLAPEIQAEALAACYESKPVPKKQGEEYIYKPDKTRPAKSVQYLQGWLSQNVHLNLQKAPFKLDDQRLREDGLICHNCPQRSGHDKLLFADIKSSDTCLNPLCFQGKLQKLIQLTQASLAEKQEKPANLISSYYGSRTAEENVLGRDKYQLLQNKADRCELPSKRW
- a CDS encoding type IV secretion system DNA-binding domain-containing protein, which gives rise to MGRHQERPILANDRTKEFLLELEKVLASKQRKLWKLLFHLSKQEVSNKQGKTAWSSDFSLLLHGREVLYGEETNSKRRPIPMEQSDKKIQQSSDVSVFAKTTFRGQGQLFGIKQIDRRSHMYIIGKTGTGKSTLLETMILQDLYAGRGFAVLDPHGDLVAKLKTLVPDSRQSEVIYFDPTNHEEVLGFNPLETITPKKRSLAASGLLEAFKKLWADSWGPRLEHILRNALLALLDFEEATLADVLRLFNDPAFRRRVVAESSNDQVRDFWQKEYEKYPARFQIEAIAPIQNKVGAFLTDPVLSRILTQPKSAFKLRQVMDEGRILLVNLSKGQLGEDSSSLLGSLLVSRIGLAAMSRADIPEVERKDFYLYMDEFHSFTTLSLTTMLSELRKYHVGLILANQYMAQLDQKIQDAILGNVGTIISFRLGLPDAEVLTKEFYPEFSATDLMNLPNQYIYLKLMIDGQVSKPFSAQTIQIAGGDNAERG